From the genome of Cryptococcus neoformans var. neoformans B-3501A chromosome 1, whole genome shotgun sequence, one region includes:
- a CDS encoding hypothetical protein (Match to ESTs gb|CF193408.1|CF193408, gb|CF190852.1|CF190852, gb|CF190851.1|CF190851; HMMPfam hit to HypB_UreG, HypB/UreG nucleotide-binding domain, score: 217.6, E(): 2.3e-62) — translation MAAPAQPSSPPPVCQFSDRLTTALNAAQDATGTDSPHAHHHHTPSALSGASSVISHNHDNMSHDHGHFHDHGPGLWTPEEHGHTHEHLEHAGKFAERDMPDYTGRNWTERAFTVGIGGPVGSGKTALLLALCRGFREKYNIAAVTNDIFTREDQEFLIRNEALPAERIRAIETGGCPHAAIREDISANMGALEKLQAEFDTEMLFVESGGDNLAANYSRELADYIIYVIDVSGGDKIPRKGGPGITQSDLLIVNKIDLAPYVGASLDVMRRDAAAMRGSGPTLFTSVRNNDGVDAVMDIIVSAWRASQGSGKARA, via the exons ATGGCAGCGCCTgctcagccttcttctccgcctcctGTCTGTCAATTTTCCGACCGCCTGACAACAGCCCTCAATGCCGCCCAGGACGCCACAGGAACTGATAGTCCTCATGCGCACCACCATCACACACCGTCTGCTTTATCCGGCGCGTCTTCAGTCATTTCGCATAACCACGATAACATGTCCCACGATCATGGACATTTTCATGATCACGGTCCAGGACTCTGGACCCCTGAGGAGCATGGACACACCCATGAGCATTTAGAGCATGCCG GCAAGTTTGCTGAAAGGGACATGCCAGATTACACCGGAAGGAACTGGACAGAGCGAGCCTTCACCGTTGGTATCGGCGG GCCTGTAGGATCCGGGAAGACGGCGTTGCTTTTGGCTCTCTGTCGAGGATTCCGAGAGAAATATAACATCG CCGCCGTCACCAATGACATCTTCACCAGGGAAGACCAGGAATTTCTTATTCGCAATGAGGCTCTTCCTGCTGAGCGTATCCGTGCTATTGAAACTGGTGGCTGCCCGCACGCCGCTATCCGCGAGGATATTTCTGCCAATATGGGCGCGCTCGAAAAACTGCAGGCTGAGTTCGACACAGAAATGTTATTCGTGGAGAGTGGTGGCGATAACCTTGCTG CCAATTACTCCCGAGAGCTGGCTGATTACATTATCTACGTAATCGACGTCAGCGGAGGAGATAAGATTCCACGAAAGGGGGGACCTGGTATCACTCAATCTGACCTTTTGATTGTCAACAAG ATCGACCTTGCACCCTACGTCGGAGCATCGCTGGATGTAATGCGTCGCGACGCTGCCGCCATGCGCGGCAGTGGCCCCACTCTTTTCACTTCAGTTCGTAATAACGATGGTGTCGATGCCGTTATGGACATCATTGTCAGTGCCTGGAGGGCAAGCCAAGGAAGCGGTAAGGCTAGGGCATAA
- a CDS encoding hypothetical protein (HMMPfam hit to YDG_SRA, YDG/SRA domain, score: 110.2, E(): 4.9e-30), with protein MTGTLRTHPHATLNRLIAIPIVRNEISDKERLANWVSGSIIRKLLVIFQGSKWVNDIPLRMEASADAVHAPTVAGISGNANDGAWSVALSGGYPDDIDLGYAFTYTGCGGRDLKGTKQNPKNLRTAPQTSHQSFDNPLNAALKRSAETRNPVRVIRGFKLQSKYAPPTGYRYDGLYVVEKAWMAKGLTNGLMVCRYAFKRMDDQEPLPERDLDHDDDNDKARPSE; from the exons ATGACAGGGACACTCCGAACACACCCTCACGCTACATTGAACCGACTCATAGCCATCCCGATAGTGAGGAACGAGATATCAGACAAGGAAAGATTAGCAAATTGGGTGTCAGGCTCCATAATCC GAAAACTTTTGGTCATATTCCAGGGGTCGAAGTGGGTAAATG ATATCCCTCTTAGGATGGAGGCGTCAGCCGATGCTGTACATGC ACCCACGGTTGCAGGTATATCTGGTAATGCTAACGATGGTGCTTGGTCCGTGGCTCTCTCGGGCGGCTATCCAGATGA TATTGACTTAGGTTACGCTTTCACCTACACCGGCTGTGGAGGCCGAGATTTGAAAGGGACTAAACAAAATCCAAAGAATCTTCGGACTGCACCTCAGACTTCTCATCAGAGTTTCGATAATCCTTTAAACGCTGCTTTGAAG CGTTCCGCTGAAACACGAAACCCTGTCCGGGTCATCCGCGGGTTTAAGCTTCAGTCCAAATACGCACCGCCAACAGGATACAGATACGACGGTCTGTACGTTGTGGAAAAAGCATGGATGGCGAAGGGTCTTACCAATGGTCTGATGGTCTGTCGTTACGCCTTCAAAAGAATGGACGACCAGGAACCTCTGCCTGAAAGAGATCTCGATCACGACGATGATAATGATAAAGCCCGACCGTCGgagtag
- a CDS encoding hypothetical protein (HMMPfam hit to Nuf2, Nuf2 family, score: 66.3, E(): 8e-17), whose product MSQQNRRVQQNTAAFPLLTAHDILECLAALDIPAQMEDLTKPTAQSTQSIYGSLLEVLMGASINSIEGPKQALLGMMEYKVLSFRSMKRTQINLSRQEMYSDTLQFMMFFKHCRRLALLCGIPDFAISDLARPDANRLRKVLSGIMNFAKFRDERMQTQARFQENLQKHQKKAVDLRRKTEELETQFQEITARNAAERPQSEQAQKRNELLKSELLELNSQRLKEVQEYEELKKERQTLLEQVNHNNRIVTQLELQIGSAKSRLVQSPDRIKRHISEMSFAIQSEKAKLASFQQKARELTNRLEVIGALEVDLRGLIDLEHSIQDQRAKTEEAKRSKSALEARLEGRQIESQGLAAKLEQLQRQLQNASHKLARQEETRKGMRERGARRIDELKAEYKVRARERGEWQKQRDDLLAEQKELESEMAAFVTKHENEINEFLHAYWTMRRQAEDYMNTMTVKLGLQVQL is encoded by the exons ATGTCGCAACAGAATCGCAGGGTGCAACAAAACACCGCAGCATTCCCTTTACTAACAGCCCATGACATTCTAGAATGTCTAGCAGCCCTTGATATCCCCGCTCAGATGGAAGACCTTACAAAGCCGACTGCTCAGAGCACCCAGTCCATTTACGGATCTTTGTTGGAGGTGTTGATGGGTGCATCCATCAATTCTATAGAGGGCCCAAAGCAGGCTCTTttggggatgatggagtATAAGGTATTGTCTTTCAGATCTATGAAACGAACACAGATTAATCTCTCTCGACAGGAGATGTATAGCGATACTTTGCAGTTTATGATGTTCTTTAAACACTG CCGAAGGCTTGCTTTGCTTTGTGGAATCCCCGACTTCGCCATATCTGACCTCGCCCGGCCAGACGCCAATAGGCTAAGGAAGGTGCTGAGTGGGATAATGAATTTTGCCAAATTCAG GGATGAACGCATGCAGACCCAAGCCAGGTTTCAAGAAAATTTACAAAAACACCAGAAAAA AGCCGTCGATCTTCGTCGAAAAACTGAAGAACTGGAGACGCAGTTCCAAGAAATCAC TGCACGTAATGCGGCCGAACGACCACAGTCAGAACAAGCTCAAAAACGGAACGAGTTATTGAAGAGCGAATTGCTTGAACTAAATTCACAACGATTAAAGGAGGTACAAGAATACGAAGAGCtaaagaaagaaaggcAAACTCTTCTTGAACAAGTG AATCATAACAATCGTATCGTCACCCAGCTTGAACTCCAGATTGGTTCTGCCAAATCTCGTCTTGTTCAATCGCCTGACAGGATCAAGCGACATATATCTGAGATGTCCTTTGCCATTCAGTCCGAAAAGGCCAAATTGGCATCATTCCAACAAAAGGCACGCGAGTTGACCAACCGACTTGAGGTTATTGGAGCACTTGAAGTCGATTTGAGGGGACTGATTGATCTCGAACATAGCATTCAAGACCAGCGCGCAAAAACGGAAGAGGCTAAACGGTCTAAATCTGCGTTGGAAGCGAGATTAGAAGGGAGGCAAATTGAAAGTCAAGGGTTGGCTGCGAAACTTGAACAGCTGCAAAGACAATTACAGAACGCCAGCCATAAGCTGGCAAGACAGGAGGAGACGAGAAAAGGTATGCGGGAAAGAGGCGCTCGTAGGATTGATGAATTGAAGGCAGA GTACAAAGTTCGTGCTAGGGAGCGCGGCGAATGGCAGAAACAACGTGACGATCTGTTAGCGGAGCAAAAAGAACTCGAATCTGAAATGGCCGCCTTTGTTACAAAGCATGAGAATGAGATCAACGAGTTCCTCCATGCGTATTGGACAATGCGACGACAAGCGG AGGATTACATGAACACCATGACGGTCAAACTTGGTCTGCAAGTACAGTTATGA
- a CDS encoding hypothetical protein (Match to ESTs gb|CF188538.1|CF188538, gb|CF188537.1|CF188537; HMMPfam hit to Cnd3_C, Chromosome condensation protein 3, C-terminal region, score: 63.8, E(): 4.7e-16) has protein sequence MVNSRSQKSQPLSPEYLTNTLPSLLPPIFDQAQQSTANHRKNIVYLRKIHEQCASIVEEMSDDRIKLTGEKAFNNIFFDMVNRVLTVKKGVAVADRVVKFVANYVSYCTGTDAANKHEDEDDEEEADTPASRFVVRLLRHLLGGIEAKDKNVRFRVTLMIVSMINGLGEMDDDLYILLRKSLLDRSRDKEASVRVQAALGLSKLQSGEEEEDLEEGQEPLVDVLLDLLRYDPAAEVRRAALYNFPRTPVSLPHILARTRDVDPILRRTVFAGVFSAEALPDPRILTIAQREEVVRNGLGDREPSVRKAAAGMLAGWLDLAEGDLLEFLSRFDVTSSQVAEDALMSIFVTRPEVLQGIEFEDEYWTTLTPEKSFLVRVFVDRCVAIKDTTRLEESIPVVTALAFRVQEEYNKLVQAVNEGADDATLMERTFIVGELLKLAVNLDYADEIGRRKMFQLAREMISQINLPDPLIPRCLDVLSKIANGERDLIRVIVDVVTELREGEGDEEDALSSGQGSIGDSSVNVRRLSVGSGRSRSMAPRFNLDDPEERMKSALIDLRCLLICISLLERVHSTLQDNSVFHGLLPDLIIPAVRNKEEPALRDQGLICLGLCCMIDEKMAANSFGLFIQQLNSADDVLKVKVCQIIFDLLLVHDIDTLVSKTMVQPDKVVELIRHTLSLDIAEVQAIACEGVAKLMLAGMISDEVVLQSLVLLYFSPETADNQPLRQCLTYFLPVYCYTAAENQRRMLSIFYDTYTMLSQMSEEAEDDEMLPLSQIGLMMVDWIDPFKALGREGSTIDTSVHLDLSIEVLKLILMETSHDSRKALASLLSKLTLPEGEEADNDTLKSVLALICAVRDKRPLSDAPSRNAVTKFESVLLKKWPQILEAFDEDAFRREGAEKEGVKELFGFIDDV, from the exons ATGGTCAACTCGAGGTCGCAGAAGTCACAGCCGCTATCCCCAGAGTACCTCACGAACACTCTTCCGTCGCTTCTTCCGCCCATCTTCGACCAAGCTCAACAATCCACCGCCAATCATCGCAAAAATATTGTGTACCTACGGAAGATCCACGAACAATGTGCCTCTATTGTAGAAGAAATGTCGGATGACAGGATCAAGCTTACTGGGGAAAAGGCTTTCAACAACATCTTCTTTGATATGGTGAATAGAGTGTTGACAGTGAAAAAGGGCGTTGCAGTCGCCGATAGAGTCGTTAAATTTGTGGCGAACTACGTGTCTTACTGCACTGGAACTG ATGCTGCTAATAAgcatgaagatgaagatgacgaagaggaagcggaCACACCAGCCTCACGCTTCGTTGTCAGACTCCTTCGACATCTTCTGGGAGGTATTGAGGCCAAAGACAAGAATGTCAGATTTCGGGTCACTCTTATGATTGTTTCCATGATCAATGGGCTGGGTGAAATGGA TGATGACCTTTATATACTCCTTCGCAAGTCTTTACTTGATAGGTCCAGGGACAAGGAGGCTTCTGTAAGAGTGCAAGCAGCCCTCGGACTATCAAAACTTCaaagtggagaagaagaagaagatctggaagaaggacaggaACCGCTGGTGGACGTCCTACTTGACCTGCTGCGATATGATCCTGCCGC GGAGGTTCGCCGTGCTGCCCTTTATAACTTTCCTCGCACACCCGTCTCGCTCCCGCATATTCTTGCGCGAACGCGGGACGTTGACCCCATACTCCGTCGCACTGTTTTTGCGGGAGTCTTCTCTGCTGAGGCACTCCCTGACCCTCGCATACTTACTATTGCTcaacgagaagaagttgtCAGAAACGGCCTGGGTGACAGAGAACCTAGTGTGAGAAAAGCAGCGGCCGGGATGTTGGCGGGGTGGCTGGACTTGGCCGAAGGAGATTTGCTCGAG TTTCTGTCCAGATTTGATGTAACGTCAAGCCAGGTAGCCGAAGATGCCTTAATGTCCATCTTTGTTACAAGACCAGAAGTTTTACAAGGCATAGAGTTTGAGG ACGAATATTGGACAACTTTGACACCTGAAAAGAGTTTTTTGGTTCGAGTGTTTGTTGATCGATGTGTGGCCATCAAG GACACAACCCGCCTTGAAGAATCCATCCCCGTCGTCACTGCCTTAGCTTTCCGCGTTCAGGAAGAATACAACAAACTGGTCCAGGCAGTCAATGAAGGCGCAGACGACGCAACTTTAATGGAGCGCACTTTTATCGTGGGGGAACTGCTCAAATTAGCGGTGAATCTTGATTACGCAGATGAAATTGGACGAAGGAAGATGTTCCAGCTCGCAA GAGAAATGATTTCACAAATCAACCTCCCGGATCCTCTTATTCCTCGATGTCTTGACGTTCTTAGCAAAATTGCCAACGGCGAACGTGACTTGATCCGAGTCATTGTTGATGTTGTCACTGAACTTCGTGAAGGCGAGGGGGACGAAGAGGACGCTCTCTCCTCTGGCCAGGGATCTATCGGGGACAGCAGTGTGAACGTTCGTCGTCTCTCTGTCGGCAGCGGGCGCAGTCGATCTATGGCTCCAAGGTTCAATTTGGATGATCCTgaagaaaggatgaagTCCGCTCTCATTGATTTGAGGTGCCTTTTAATCTGTATTAGTCTTCTAGAAAGAGTTCATTCAACGCTACAGGACAACTCCGTGTTTCACGGCTTGTTGCCAGACTTGATCATCCCTGCCGTGAGAAATAAAGAGGAGCCAGCACTGAGAGATCAAGGATTGATCTGTTTGGGTTTATGCTGTATGATTGACGAG AAAATGGCCGCTAATTCTTTTGGTCTCTTCATTCAACAACTAAATTCCGCAGACGACGTTCTTAAAGTCAAAGTTTGTCAAATTATTTTTGACTTGCTTTTAGTGCACGACATCGACACTCTAGTTTCTAAGACCATGGTC CAACCTGACAAGGTTGTCGAATTAATCCGACATACTCTGAGCTTAGACATTGCGGAAGTACAGGCAATTGCTTGCGAGGGCGTTGCGAAGCTCATGTTGGCTGGCATGATCTCCGACGAAGTT GTACTGCAGTCCCTCGTATTGCTGTATTTCTCACCTGAAACTGCTGATAACCAGCCTTTGCGACAATGTCTGACTTACTTTTTGCCGGTATATTGCTATACCGCAGCCGAGAATCAGCGTCGCATGCTTTCC ATTTTCTACGACACATATACGATGCTCTCACAAATGTCGGAAGAGGCCGAGGATGACGAGATGCTACCCTTGTCACAGATAGGATTGATGATGGTAGATTGGATCGACCCATTTAAGGCACT AGGACGGGAAGGATCAACCATTGATACTTCAGTACATCTCGATCTATCGATCGAAGTGCTGAAATTGATATTGATGGAGACCTCAC ATGACTCTCGAAAGGCCCTGGCGTCTTTACTTTCTAAGCTCACCTTgcctgaaggagaagaagctgacaACGACACGCTCAAATCCGTGTTAGCCTTGATATGCGCTGTCCGTGACAAGCGGCCTCTATCGGACGCGCCCTCGCGCAATGCTGTCACGAAGTTCGAATCTGTATTGCTCAAGAAATGGCCTCAAATTTTGGAAGcatttgatgaagacgcgttcagaagagaaggtgcagaaaaggaaggtgTAAAGGAATTATTTGGCTTCATTGACGATGTGTAG